From Methylococcus capsulatus:
GAAAGCCGCATGATGACGGGGGTTTGGCTGTGTCTGCCGGCGCGGGTGGTTGCCATCACCCGTAATGACGGGTGGTTATCCACCACGGATCGTCGTATCCCCCGATTTTTTGCGTAAACTTGCTGAACGTTAGGAGAGGACTGAGCGGAAAATGCTTCCCGAAATCGCAGCCCTGGAGTCCTTGCTGAGAGAGGCCGCTCGCGAGGAACTGCTTCCCCGTTTCGCCCGGTCCCAGCGGTCGGTCAAGCCCGACGGCAGCATCGTCACGGAGGCTGATTTGGCGGTGCAGGAGCGGCTGGTCGGAGAGCTTCGCAAGCTGACGCCCGACCTCGATGTGCTCGGAGAAGAAATGAGCCGGGACGAACAGGAGAGGCTCATGGCAGGTGCCGGGGCCGGCCTGTGGTGTCTGGACCCACTGGACGGGACCAGCAATTTCGCCGCCGGGATTCCGTTCTTTTCGATATCGCTGGCCTTGGTCCGGGAAGGGCGTTCGGTGCTCGGCCTGGTGTACGATCCGGTGCGTGGCGAATGCTTCTCCGCCAGGGCCGGCGAGGGAGCGTGGGTGAACGGCGAGCGTCTGCTGCCGCGGCGTGTCGGTCTATCCCTCCCGCGCTGCATCGCCGTGGTCGATTTCAAGCGCCTGGATCGTGCCTTGCGACGCCGGCTGGTGGATGAACCGCCATTCAGTTCGCAACGCAACTTCGGGTCCACGGCCCTCGAATGGTGCTGGCTGGCGGCGGGGCGTTACCATCTTTATCTGCACGGCGGCCAGAAGCTGTGGGACTATGCGGCTGGCATGTTGATTCTGGCCGAGGCCGGCGGCCAAGCGACCCGTCTCGCCCGGGAGCTGCCCCTCGCGGCGGACATGGGGGGGCGTTCCGCGGTGGCCGCTCTGGATCCCGAACTGTTCGTTCAATGGGTGGAGTGGCTCGGTGCAACGCCATCGGAGGGGTGAGCTCGGGTTTGGGGAAAAAGTGGCGCGCATGTAAAATGCGTGCCCACGATGCGGGACCGGACATGGCCGCTTCCGGAATTGACAACGCTTTACTCAAGCGAACGACCTTCACCTTTAGGATTGCTCAGATGACCTTTGTTGTGACTGAAAACTGCATCAGATGCAAATACACCGATTGCGTTGATGTCTGCCCGGTGGATTGTTTTCATGAGGGGCCCAATTTTCTCGTCATCGATCCTGACGAATGCATCGATTGCACGCTGTGCGAACCCGAATGCCCTGCTCATGCGATCTATTCCGAAGATGAACTGCCGGAAGGCCAGGAGCAGTTCATCCAGTTGAACGCCGAGCTTTCCAAGATCTGGCCCACCATTTCCGAGGTGAAGGAGGCCCTGCCGGATGCCGACGAGTGGAATGGCAAGCCGGGCAAGCTGCAGTATCTTGAGCGCTAACCTTTCTGCCCGCACTTTGCCGTACCCGCGCGCGTCTTGGCCCAATCGGTACCAGACGCGGGCGGGCTCGATTTCCGGGGTTCAGCGGTGAAGCTGCAGCAGCTGCGTTATGTGTGGGAGGTCTCCCAGCACGATCTCAACGTTTCCTCGACCGCGGATGCCTTGTTTACGTCCCAGCCGGGTATCAGCAAGCAGATCAAGCTGCTGGAGGAGGAGCTGGGAATCTCCATCTTCGCCCGCAACGGCAAGCACCTGACCGAAATCACGCCGGCCGGTAAGTACGTCGTCGAACTCGCCGGACAGATTCTCAGCAAGGTGCAGGACATACGCAGCGTCGCCCAGGAATTCCGCGACAACCGGGTCGGTTCGCTGTCCATCGCCACCACCCATACCCAGGCCCGCTATGCCCTTCCGCCGGTGGTGCGCGAATTCATGCGGCGCTATCCGGGCATCAAGCTCAACATGCATCAGGGTACGCCGGTCCAGATCGCCGAGGAGGCGTCGCGCGGTCTGGTGGATCTCGCCATTGCGACCGAGGCGATCGAACTCTTCGGCAACCTGGTTATGCTGCCGTGTTACCGGTGGAACCGGATCGCTCTGGTGCCAAAGGACCATCCGTTGGCTGAGAAGCCCAGCCTGACGCTGCAGGATCTCGGCGAATACCCCTTGGTCACTTATGTTTTCGGGTTCACCGGCCGGTCGCATCTGGATCAGGCATTCAACAAGGCGGGTATCAAACCAAGACTGGCCCTGACCGCCGTCGATGCCGACGTCATCAAGACCTATGTGCGGCTGGGGCTGGGCGTCGGTATCATCGCCAGGATGGCATACAACCCCGAAACCGATGCGGATCTGGTGGCGCTCGATGCTTCGCATCTGTTCGAAAGCAGCGTGACCAACATCGGCCTGCGGCGGGACATCTTCGTCCGCGGTTTTCTCTACGATTTCATCGCGTTGTTCGCGCCGCATCTGACCCGCGAGGTGGTGGAGCGGGCGCTGGCCTTGCGTGAACCGAAGGAAATCGAAGCCCTGTTTGCCGGGATGACGCTGCCTGTGCGGTAGTTTCGGGTCGTCAAACCTTGGAAGCGTCGCCGATGTGCAGACCACATTCCTTCTTCAGCGCGTCCTCCCACCACCAGCGGCCCTCGCGTTCGTGCTGGCCGGGGCGGATCGGGCGGGTGCAGGGTTCACAGCCGATGCTGACATACCCTTTGAGGTGCAAAGCGTTGAACGGGAGCTCGCAAGCGGCGATGTAGTCCCATACCTGAGCGGAAGTCCAGGCGGCCAGCGGATTGAATTTCACGAGAGGGTGACTTTCGCTCGCGAAGGCGGGGTCGGTTTCCACTTCAGGGACCGCCTGCCGGGTCGGGTTCTGGTCCCGACGTTGGCCGGTGATCCAGGCGTCGAGCGTTGCCAGCTTGCGGCGCAGGGGGCCGACCTTACGGATGCCGCAGCATTCTCGATGGCCGTCCCGGTAGAAGCTGAACAGC
This genomic window contains:
- a CDS encoding phosphoadenylyl-sulfate reductase; translation: MTHIEIDTLQAELAGRSPRAVLEAALSRFERIAVSFSGAEDVVLVEMAARLRPGIEVFTLDTGRLHPETYRFIEEVRGRFPISLEVLSPDATELEAMVREKGLFSFYRDGHRECCGIRKVGPLRRKLATLDAWITGQRRDQNPTRQAVPEVETDPAFASESHPLVKFNPLAAWTSAQVWDYIAACELPFNALHLKGYVSIGCEPCTRPIRPGQHEREGRWWWEDALKKECGLHIGDASKV
- the cysB gene encoding HTH-type transcriptional regulator CysB, with product MKLQQLRYVWEVSQHDLNVSSTADALFTSQPGISKQIKLLEEELGISIFARNGKHLTEITPAGKYVVELAGQILSKVQDIRSVAQEFRDNRVGSLSIATTHTQARYALPPVVREFMRRYPGIKLNMHQGTPVQIAEEASRGLVDLAIATEAIELFGNLVMLPCYRWNRIALVPKDHPLAEKPSLTLQDLGEYPLVTYVFGFTGRSHLDQAFNKAGIKPRLALTAVDADVIKTYVRLGLGVGIIARMAYNPETDADLVALDASHLFESSVTNIGLRRDIFVRGFLYDFIALFAPHLTREVVERALALREPKEIEALFAGMTLPVR
- the fdxA gene encoding ferredoxin FdxA: MTFVVTENCIRCKYTDCVDVCPVDCFHEGPNFLVIDPDECIDCTLCEPECPAHAIYSEDELPEGQEQFIQLNAELSKIWPTISEVKEALPDADEWNGKPGKLQYLER
- a CDS encoding inositol monophosphatase family protein; its protein translation is MLPEIAALESLLREAAREELLPRFARSQRSVKPDGSIVTEADLAVQERLVGELRKLTPDLDVLGEEMSRDEQERLMAGAGAGLWCLDPLDGTSNFAAGIPFFSISLALVREGRSVLGLVYDPVRGECFSARAGEGAWVNGERLLPRRVGLSLPRCIAVVDFKRLDRALRRRLVDEPPFSSQRNFGSTALEWCWLAAGRYHLYLHGGQKLWDYAAGMLILAEAGGQATRLARELPLAADMGGRSAVAALDPELFVQWVEWLGATPSEG